A region of the Labrys wisconsinensis genome:
CCGGAAGGGCCCTCGGCTGTCCTCAGGCCCGCATCAGCCACGCATGGTCCGGATCGTTGTGGAACTTCCAGATCCGCTTCGGCCCGGCCATGACGTTGAGATAGTAGAGATCGTAGCCGTGCGCCGCCCCGACGGGGTGGTAGCCTCTCGGCACGAGCACCACGTCGCGGTCGCCGAAGCTCATGGTCTCGTCGAGCGAGCGGTCGTCGGTGTAGACGCGCTGCATGCCATAGCCCTGGGGCGGGGACAGGCGGTGATAGTAGGTCTCCTCCAGCAGGCTCTCGTCGGGAAGGGCGTCACGGTCGTGCTTGTGCGGGGGGTAGCTCGACCAGTTGCCGGACGGGGTGATCACCTCCACCACCAGGAGGCTCTCCGCATGCGGGCTGGAATCGGGGAGGATGTTGCGGACATGGCGGGTGTTGGAGCCCTTGCCGCGGGTCTCGAGGCCGACCTCGTCCGGGCCGATCAGCTTTGCCGGCAGGCGGCCGGTGCCCGGGGCGGCGCAGATCGCGAGCTCCGCCGGTCCCTCGGCCGTCACCGCATAATGCGCCTTGGCCGGCACGTAGACCGACCAGGGCGCGCCGTCGAACGGGCCGTTGCGCTCGCCGATCACGCCGAAATCGGTGCCCGCGGCGACGACGCGGACCTTGCCGGCGATGACCACCAGGCAGACCTCCTGGTCGCCGGTCTCGGCGCGCAGCGTCTCGCCGGGGCTGAGGTCATGGACCTCGAAGCCGACATAGGTCCAGCCTGCGGAAGCGGGCGTGACGCGGTGCACCGGCCCGCCGGCGCGGTTGGGCTTGAGCAGAAGCTTGGACATGGCATCCTCTCCGATCGGTCGCCCAACCTCGTTCAGGCGAGGCCCGTCTCCCGCAGCGTCCTGGTCAGGTGCGCATAGCCCTTCGTGGCGTATTGCAGCGGGTTCGCCTTCTTCGGGTCCTGCTCGGCCTCGACCACCACCCAGCCGGAATAGCCGGGCAGCTCGCGGAACACGGCGGTAAAGTCGATCATGCCG
Encoded here:
- the iolB gene encoding 5-deoxy-glucuronate isomerase; the protein is MSKLLLKPNRAGGPVHRVTPASAGWTYVGFEVHDLSPGETLRAETGDQEVCLVVIAGKVRVVAAGTDFGVIGERNGPFDGAPWSVYVPAKAHYAVTAEGPAELAICAAPGTGRLPAKLIGPDEVGLETRGKGSNTRHVRNILPDSSPHAESLLVVEVITPSGNWSSYPPHKHDRDALPDESLLEETYYHRLSPPQGYGMQRVYTDDRSLDETMSFGDRDVVLVPRGYHPVGAAHGYDLYYLNVMAGPKRIWKFHNDPDHAWLMRA